GTTCGTTTCTGCAGTGGCTGAAATGGCAGATTCCATTGTAGGTTCTTCAAAGTTCAAGGATGTTTGTGGCCTCTATTTCTCCTCATGAACAGGCAGAGGGAAGACAAATATGCCACTGACCTTAGACATGTCTCTGGGACTCCTGTAATTCAGCCCCTTTAGACCCTGTACTGGATCCATCTCCAGAGGATGGCAAGGAATTGGGCAGTTAAGTCCGTTGTCTTCTCTAACCAGAAGCTTGGGTGTGTGTTCCCTGGGGTCTCAATCCTGTTGGTAAATGTGGATCTTCCCTGCTCATTGTTCTCCTTCTTGTAAACATGTGGGGAAGTGCTAAAAATCCTCAGGCAACGGAGGCATAATAGATGAATCCTCAGGTAGTAGCCTGGAGCAGCAGAGATTGGAGCAAGTTGAGGAACAATCCCTTGGCATAGTTGTGTGCATTAATGTGAGGACTAGGAAGAAGAGGTAtggaaaatatatgtttatgttgCTGAAATAACCCTGTCTTTCTAAATGACTTATTCACAAACTGACCTACATGGTGCCTCCAGCCTCAAGTGGACATAacattaaaagtaatgaaaatgaacTAAAGTTAAAATTTGGGTTCCTCATTTCCACTAGCTGTAATTCAAGTCTCCAGTAGCTTCAGGATACTGGTGCTGCTGTATTGAAAACACAACTATAGAGTATTTACTTCCTTGTGGAAAGCCCTATTGTACAGTGCTAATAACAGATGATGAAGGCTGGAAATCTacaatacatgtgtgtgtgcttggGTTTCTGTGtgcattttgcttgtttttatgttatttgtgTGTTGTGTTTGACCACACCTGATTCTTAATGTGTGTAGTggagtttctgtgtgtgtgagtgtgtatggcTTGTGAGTTGTGTGGGAGACAGGATGTGGttttgcttgctttatttttaaacaaggtgaggtataatttatatacacaaCACTGCACATATTTAATATACGTAATTTGAGGAGTTTGGACTTGTGCACATTCTTGTGAAGCTATCACCACAGCCAAGGTCATTAACATATCTGTCtcctttaaaatgtcctttttcctttttatgtggtAAGAAAAATGAGATCTACTCTTTCAAGGCATTTTTAGGTGCACAATATACTGTTTGTGACTCTAGGCATTATGCTGCCCAGCAGGTCCCTAGAAGtaattcatcttgcataactgaaactatatttcaattaaagagCAACACTGCATTTCTCCTTCCCCCTAGACCTTGCTGACTGCCATTTATTCTCTGTTTATATGAGTTTCTCAAAGTGAAATTTTTTGGTATTTGTCCTTGTaagactggcttatttcatttaacataatattctctattttatcCATCTTGTgagaaatggcaggatttccattttttaagccaaaattataatccattgtgtctatatgccacatttatccattcatctgtcaatgggaaTGTGGCTTGTTTCCACAGCTTATCGGTTTTGCACCAAGCTGCCGTCCACATAGGAGAGTAGATCCTTCTCCGAGATCCTGATTCCAGTCCTTTTTGATCTACACTCAGAAATGGGACTCTGTATCATGTGGTGTTTCTACTTTTAATgtctggggaatctccatactgttttccataatggccacACCACTTGACatctccaccaacagtgtagaagggttcttATTTGTGcgttttttaaattgtcattgacaaaatatttaattttaaagttgtaAGTAAGTTGGTAAGAATACATACAAACCTAACTTCTGACTAGGATGAAGATAGCTTGGAGAGGGACAAAAAATAAGcacctggggttttgtttttatgtcactCTGTTTCATGCTGAGTGTCTGTTTCTGTGTATAACACACACAATCTACTTCTCCTGTCCTTGGATGGCTGTAGAGCAGAGAGGACCACGTGAGGGCCTGGGAAATATGTGTATGCTTTTGACCTGGTCAGACAGTCTCAGAGCCTGAGTCTTCCTTTGTCTCAGCTCTAGACATAAACAGGCAGCAAACCAAGTCCTCTTTATGCTATGTTGGTGGCACTTTGTCTAGATGGTTTGAAGGCTAGAGAACTTCTCACTACGTTCCTCATTGATGTTTAATGATTTCCGCATTTCCACTCTGGGGAACAGGGTGGGATTAATTTTGGAACCATGTATTGTTAATCAGATGACTGTGAATTCTGACATATGTCCTTGGACCTACAGCATCTGCAGTATCTCTCTCTCTAGTCACCTCACTGGGCAAATTCACATATCCTTCACTTTGCCTGTATGCTCAGAATTGAGCCATCTTCAAGCCCTGGTgatggaaggggagagagagaaaatggcagACATGAAGGAAGCTATTCCTTagaaaagtttttgaaaatagaATGAGTCAAGTTCTGTGGACCTACTGATCACCAAGGGCCATGGTCTGGGCCTGTGCTATTTTCTGGATGTGAGAGCAAGTCCTCAGGAGTAAACATGCATTTTCAGGAAGCTACTTGATCTTGCTTGATGACCTCCTCTATCTTTGTCATCTTTAGTTTCTGATGTCTGTTTACACATCTTACCCAAATAATGagctaatttatttaatttttgtgtcaCTCTCCTTTTGATTGCTATTTTTAGTCAGTATTTATTGACTTGAACCTTgagatatattttctaaattaaaaattatttttgtgataaaatatatggaACAAAATGTACCTTTTCAATAATTTTTGCATACATTTCTCTGGCACTACGTAATTCATATTGTtgtacaaccaccaccacaatctatctccagaattttttattttcccaagtgGAAACTCTTTAAACACTGAAGAATAACTTCACCTTTCGTCCCCACACCAGCCCCTGACAGTTACCATTCCATTTTTGTCTCTATTAATTTGACTCTTCTAGGAATATTATATGAATGGAATCTTACAGTATTTATACATTTGTGACTGCatgattttacttagcataatgtcttcaaggttcattcatgttgtgtcTGTatcaggatttctttcctttctaaggctgaatagtattccactgtatgtatagaccactattttatttatccaaTCACTTGTTAAAGGACatgggttttttccatgttttgactactgtgaataatgccgCTTGAAATATGGGTGTATAAATACCTATTTGACCCCTGCTTTCAATTATTCTGAGTATATAAGCAGAACTAAAATTCCTtaatcatatggaagttccatggatgttttttgaggaaatctcttaatatttgcctttttcttccttccaccctgtctcccttccttctgtcctaccttccttcattcacttctatctcttgctctttctttccttctttctttctttcatttttttcttctttctttcttttgtatttcttacaGTCATTCTaatgataaaataacattttgtgtCAAGCACTTTATTTTGAACATTGTATAATAATCTTCCAAATAATGCTTTATctgctgtgtgtgtctgtgtgtgtaagcCAGACAGAAGCACATAAGCAGTCTGACAGTAGAGCCATGAAAGagacttttcttatttattacatCCTCCCTACTGTATATCATGATGTCTCCActctaaaaaaagagaatgtgctGTTCCCTATTTCTAATGAAGGGTTTGAATAAGTCACATATTTTCCCCTGTGACTGTGTCAATGTTCAGACAAATCACACTGTGTTCTACTCACCAGACTGTATGATACATCAGTGTGTGAGTGCAGTGCAGTGAGACCTGTCTGTACACTGAAACACTCACTCTGATAAACCATGTGTCCACAAGGTAACTGCTAAACTCAGTACTGCTAAGTTCTAGGCATTTCCCATTTCTCTTCATTCCCAGATGAGAGAAAATCagcatgaggagggagaaccagagccATGTGTCtgagttcctcctcctggggctccccatccagccagagcagcagggcatgttctttgcccttttcctgggcatgtacctgaccacagtgctggggaacctgctcatcatcctgctcatcaggctggaccctcgcctccacacccccatgtacttcttcctcagccacttggCCCTCACGGAtgtctccttttcctctgtcactgtccctaagatgctgatgaacatgcagactcAGGATCAATCCATCTCCTATGCAGGGTGTATAAcacagatgtattttttcatattatttgctTGCATTGATAATGTACTTCTTtcagtgatggcctatgacaggtatgTGGCCATTTGTCACCCTCTACACTACACCATCATCATGAGAGAAGAGCTGAGTCTTTGTCTGTTGGCTGGATCCTGGATCCTCTCCTGTGCCTATGCTTTGacccacaccctcctcctggcTCAACTATCCTTCTGTGCTGAAAACATCAtcccccacttcttctgtgaccttgcTGCCCTGATTAAGCTGTCCTGCTCAGATACCTCTCTCAATGAGCTTGTCATATtcactgcaggggctgtggtTCTCCTTATTCCATTGATTGGCATCCTAGTCTCTTATGGCCACATTGGACTCTGCATCCTGAGGGTCCCCTCTATGAAAGGGATCTACAAAGCTttgtccacctgtggctcccacctctctgtggtgtcTCTATTCTATGGAACAATAATGGCCCTGTACTTTTCCTCCTCATCAGACCAGTGCCATGACAGAGACATCATTGCTTCTgtgatgtacacagtggtcacccccatgctgaaccctttcatctacagcctgaggaacagagaCATGACATTGGCTCTAGGGAATCTTTTCAGAACCAATAACCTTTTTGCCAAGTGAGAATCATCTAACCACATTCTTATTTGACTTGCTGCCCTTGTTAGAAATGCCTGAAAAAGTTGTGTGTTGATCAGCCATGTCTCTAGAACTTTCTGCACTGTCCTTTAAATAGTCATTGTTATTGGTTCACTCTCTTCCCCTTTAGTCATTCCTACTGTACATTTATTCCTCTATAACCCTAAATGTGACATTACCTACGATGCATGTTCAACTTGTCATCTTCAAAACACTAATCTCCTTTGTGCATATGTGtaagtatgtttaaatttttttcaatattgttatCACAGTTGGTTTTTAGAGCTTtatctgtgtatatgtattttttaaattttattattgtcaTCTATCATTGAGCATTGCCTTTGCAgttgtttaattgatttttaaattaatgatttaaTTATTTAGAAGTACAGGTACCTTAcgatgttgttttagtttcaagtgtagTTTGAAATAACcgtggttttttttaaattatatagtatatagtgtgtatatatgtgtgtatatatacatatattatatatatatatatatatatatatatatatatatatatatatatatatatagttatattcaGGTTGTTTTCCCTTAtatattatcataaaatattgagtacagttccatgtgctatatggttggtctttgttagttatctcttctatatacagcagtgtgtatatggTAATCCACACtcataatttgtccatttctgttttccccttagttaaccataagtttgttttctctatctgTGTATCCACCTCAGTTTTGTGTATGTCatttgcatctttctttttttggttttttttgggaagcacccaaggaatatggaagttcccagggtgggggtcaaatcagaggtacagctgctggcttacatcacagccacagagatgcagcttctgagccacatctgcaacctctcccacagctcatggcaatgctggatccctgacccaatgaacaaggtcagggatcaaacccacatcctcatcaatactagttggatttatttctgttgcatcacaatgaaaactcctcatattttttcttagataaccaagtataagtgatatcatatgatgtatGTTATTCACTGTCTACTTTACTTCATTAAGTATGATAATATGtagctccattcatgttgctacaaatggcattatttcattctttttatggctgagtagcattctattatatatatgtactgcatcttcctttttaattcatctgttgatggacatttgggttgcttccatgtcttggtttcTTGCCTTCCAAAGCTACAAACATTCAGTTGagattctaatatttcattttagtaaaGTCCAAAACACTTATCTTGTCAATGCAGTATCAGGTTAATGAAGTACTTTTGATGGTTTGCTAAacctaaataaactttaatttcatTGTGCTTTTGACAATAGGGGAGCACAGAGTAGACAATCCAATTACCAAATTTCCACATTCCGGGAAGACTAAGTCTTGCCCCCTAAACTGGATGTTTGTGTTGCAATCAGTCTACAGTTATTGGATTAATTTTAATATTGGAAATTAGTGGTGTTTTTTCTCCAGAGATCTCAATTCCAATATTAGAAATCACTAAATGCCTGAATTTATAATTTCTGCACCCAAAAACAACTACTGCTTGActaatatgtgccaggcaatgtttGACAGTCTGTgaatacaagtttaaaaaaatgcaccCCCTTTTACAGTTTATATTTAAGCACCCATGATCTAGCTCATCATTCTCCTTTTTGTCTGTAGAAGTTTTTAACCTTCTAACAcactgtaaaatttattttttaaaattgtcattgtttCTTTACTTGGCTGAAAGTTctatagaaaaatttttaaaattgtctatTGTTTCTTTATGTGGCTGAAAGTTCTATAGAAAGTGCTATAGAAGTTTTTAACCTTCTAACAcactgtaaaatttatttttttaaattgtcattgtTTCTTTACTTGGCTTCTATGtctgaaataaatacattctaaGTTTTTAGTGGGTAAAAAATTCTATGAATAAATGAGGCATGAAAAGGTAggagcaaggagttcctgtcatggatcagctgtaacaaacctgactaatatctgtgaggacatggatttgacccctggtattgcttagtgggttaaggacccagcattgccatgagctgtggtaaaggtttaaaatgcacctcagatcccaccttgctgtgtctgtgatgtaggcaggaAGCTACAGCTCATTTTccaccctagccttggaatttctatatgccatgggtgtagctctaaaaaaaagtaaaatcaaaataatggTGGGGAAGCAAGAGTGCTGGGGTGGGGTTCATAATTTCACACCATGTGGTCTATGTAGAGCTTATTTAGAAGGTAACATCCAGAGACATTAGTTAGGACAGGGAAGTGAGCCATGGGGCTGCCTGGGCAATAACATGGAGATCAGCATGTATAATTACTCTGAGGGGAGATGGTGCCTGGCCTATCCCAGGGACATTAGTGGAGCCTCTGTTCCTGGATAGAATTAAGTCAGGTGGGATAGTGGGTGATTAGTTCAGACATATCAGAGGACCAGATTCATAGGTTACTTAAAGTCATAGTAGGTGTATTAGTCAAGATTtccagagagggagaaaaaaataggctgtgtgtgtgtgtgtgtgtgtgtgtgtgtgtttgtaggagagaggtatttatggagttcctattgtggcattATGTGATTGGTGCCATCTCTGcaatgtgttaaaggatccagttactgcagccatggtgtaggttgcaactaaGCATctgatatgatccctggcctgggaacttctgtatgtcatgggatggccaaaaaaaagaagaaaaaaaaagagaaaaatatacatttattttaaagaattggttTGGatttcccatttggctcagtggaaatgaatctgacttgtatccatgagaatgtgtgttGAAACTCTGGCCTTAATCAGAgtgtcaaggatccagtgttgctgtgagctgtggtgtagaacaaaGTTGTGGCTTGGaacctgcattgttgtggctgaggcataggctggcagctgcagctaaaTGTGACCCCTAGATTGGAAATTTATGCaggctatgggtgtggccttaaaaagccaaaaaaatgaaaagaaaagaaaggagggaaggaaggaaggaaggaaagaaggaaggaaggaaggaaggaagagagagagagaaaggaaaaaaagaaaaaggaaggaaggaaagaaggaaggaaggaaggaaggaaggaaggaaggaaggaaggaaggaaggaaggaaggaaaggaaaggaatggaaggaaggaagaaaggaggaaaggaaggaagagaaaaagaaattggctATTATAATTTAGGAGGCTAGCAAACTTAGTCTGAAGGGTAGGTTGGCAGGCTGGAAGCCCAGGAAAAGTTGAAATTTGAGTCTAAAGGCAGGTTGCTGACAGAAGTGTATCTTCTCTGTGGGAGGTCATTCTTTTCCTTATGGTCCTTAATatattggatgaggcccaccctcattatggaggacagtatgCTTTATTCAGAGTCTGTAGATTACAAAGTTAATTTCATCCACTAAGACAACTTTATGGAAACATCTAGAATTGTGTTTGATCAAATATCTATGTACTGTTGCCTAgacaagttgacatataaaattaaccattacagtTGAGTTTTTGGTTCCCAGTCTGATTTATGAACCTGCTGAAAGGGATTCTAATGAGGAGTAACATGGCCATActtgattttgttattgtttctttaaaatcacCCAGAGCTTTGGAGGTATAAAtgacatacaataaaattcacatacCTGAAATATACCCTGtgactcagaaaactgaatatgatccagccatctcactcctggtcatatatccagataaaactacaattgaaaaagatacatgcaccacaatgtccataccagcactgttcacaatagccaagactcgGAAAAAACCTAcctgtccatcaaaagatgaatggatacagaggGTGTAGTATATACAGAgaatggtatactactcagccatagaaaataatgcagtaataccatttgcagcaacatgatgcaaCTAGATAGTCTCaaactaagggaagtaagtcagaaagacaaacatcatagaatatcacttacatgtggaaagtaaaatgtggcacaaataaacctatctacatgACAGAAACTGACTTATAGACAAACAGAACAAATCAGTGCTTACAAACTGGAGGGGAAAATGGGATGGATGTGGTGTTgtgggttattagatgcaaactttagaatggatgagcagtgaaGTCccactggatagcacagggaactatatccagtatcttgggatagaccatgatggaagaggatataagaaagggaatgtgtatgtataggactggtctctttgctgtactacAGAAAtgagtacaacattgtaaataaactttaatttaaaaaaaggtaaagaaaataaagtaaatcatCTAATTTTGACATATGTACACACCCATGAAATTATCACCACAGCCATAAAGATCATTAATTTCCCTGGTGTCTACACTCCTGCCCTCTCTTTGCTTCTTCCATCTGTCCTCAGAGGAACCACAATTCTGAGTCCATCACATGGATTAGTTTGCATCTCTTAGAAGATTATTTTGGTGAAATCATACAGTGGGTATTCTTTTCTTGCTGTCTTCTTTCATGGTGCCTAAATGTTTTGAGATTTATTCTTGTTGTattgtatcaatagttcattctttttaatgctgagtattattccattttaagGATATGCTATAGCTGTTGTATCCacttatattaactttttaaaaaatttattttaaaatttaattttaaaatttctgtttatcttttaatttcataTGACTTTATTTGTTacatagttcatttacaatgtggtggtattttattttattttattttatttttgtctatttgtcttttatggccacaccagtggcatatggagtttaccaggctaggggtcaaatcggagctgtagcctccagcttatgccagaaccacagctcacagcaatgccagatccatgacccgctgagtgaagccagtgattgacctgcatcctcatggatgctagtcaggttcgttaaccactgagccatgatgggaactcctacaatgtagTGTTATTTTCAAGAGGagagcaaagtgattgttatatgcacacacacacacacacacacacacacacacacatatatatatgtatattcttctcATATCCTTTTCTCTGATCAATTATTATAAAAtcttgagtatagtttcctgtgctgtactaTATTATAAGTCAATTCACTTACTAACagtaaattcattgatgaacatcTGGGCTGTTTGCAGCTTTTGGCTATTAAATAAAGCTGGTATGAAcattcttggtttctttctttctttctttctttcttttgtctattcatcattttagggccacacccatggcatatggaggttcccaagctaggggtctaatcagagatgtagctgccagtgtatgccagagccacagcaatgccagatccaagcctcatctacaacatacaccactgctcatggaaatgctggatccttaaccca
The nucleotide sequence above comes from Phacochoerus africanus isolate WHEZ1 chromosome 2, ROS_Pafr_v1, whole genome shotgun sequence. Encoded proteins:
- the LOC125120323 gene encoding olfactory receptor 1J4-like — its product is MRRENQSHVSEFLLLGLPIQPEQQGMFFALFLGMYLTTVLGNLLIILLIRLDPRLHTPMYFFLSHLALTDVSFSSVTVPKMLMNMQTQDQSISYAGCITQMYFFILFACIDNVLLSVMAYDRYVAICHPLHYTIIMREELSLCLLAGSWILSCAYALTHTLLLAQLSFCAENIIPHFFCDLAALIKLSCSDTSLNELVIFTAGAVVLLIPLIGILVSYGHIGLCILRVPSMKGIYKALSTCGSHLSVVSLFYGTIMALYFSSSSDQCHDRDIIASVMYTVVTPMLNPFIYSLRNRDMTLALGNLFRTNNLFAK